CCATCGGTACCAGAGTGTTCGAGACGATCGGGCCGAACTGCGGATTGAGTTGCGCGATCTGGCCAGCGGCCGACCACGCTACGGCTATCGCCGGTTGCATGTGCTCTTACGACGAAAGGGTTACCGGGTGAACGCCAAATTGGTGTACCGACTGTACTGCGAAGAAGGGCTGGGAATCCGCAGTAAAAGGCCCCGGCGCTGCAAGAGCTGTCACGTACGTCAAGCGCGGCCGGCAGTCCAACGAGCCAATGAGAGTTGGAGCATGGATTTTATGGCCGACCAGTTGTTTAGCGGGCAGCGCTTCCGTTTGTTGACGTTAGTCGATAACTTTAGTCGTGAGAGTCTGGCGATTCGTGTGGGTCAGCGGTTGACCGGAGACGATGTCGTGCGGACCTTGGAGGGTGTGGTCAGTGAGCGCGGCAAACCACAAACCATCCGTGTCGACAACGGCCCAGAGTTTATCTCCAAGAGTTTGGACCTGTGGGCCTACTGGAACGGCGTGCAGTTGGACTTCAGCCGGCCCGGAAAGCCCACGGACAATGCGTTCATCGAATCGTTCAATGGGAAGTTCCGTGAAGAGTGTCTGAACCAAAATTGGTTTTTGTCACTCAACGATGCCCAGGAGGTCATCGACCATTGGCGGGACGATTACAATCGGTGTCGACCCCACAGTGCGCTGGGGCAGCGGACGCCGGAAGAATTTGCGATTTTTTCAGCGGGGGCTAGCCCCCGCTGAAACCCTGTTTCCCTAGCATTCCAACTGGATCAAACTTGGGTAGCAGGTCAACACTTCCATCCCTAACTTAAACATTGGTATCGTTCCCGGGGGCAGGTCAAAATGTGTCGACCAAGATAACCGACGCGATCTTCCAATGCTTCGGCGCGGAGCAGGTCGCGAACTTTCGCATGGGCTTCAACAATGCGCAGTGGTATTTCACGTTTTGCAAGATTCGTGTGCAATTCGCCAAGCATCTTTGCTCCAGCCACATCCACCATCGGTGTGTCAGAAAGGTCACAGATCACAAGCCGTAGCTGTGGCGTTGCTTCGATTCTGCCGCACACGACCTGGCGAACATAATCGGCATTGAAGTACAAGAGCGATGATTCCACTCGAAAGATCACAATGCCCTCCGGCACCTCATTGTCTGGATGTCGCTCAAGATCGGAATAGCGCCGGGTGCCCGCGATACGGCCGAGAAACGCGACGTGGGGCTGCGCGACGCCGGCAAGCAGCATCAAGAGCGATGCAATTGCCGCCACCAGAACGCCCTGTAAAATACCCAGCAACAACACACCGATGAGCGCCACCATTGAGATCTTGAATTCAAATCGACTTACGTGCCAAAGGTGCCGCAAGGCTTTCAGA
The window above is part of the Pirellulales bacterium genome. Proteins encoded here:
- a CDS encoding IS3 family transposase (programmed frameshift), translating into MKGKRFTEEQIALAMRQSESGTAVTEIVRKMGVSEQTFYRWKKKFAGLGVAELRRLKQLEEENRKLKQLVADLSLDKTMLQDVLFKKALKPARRRILVQRLQASYKVSERRACRALDYPRASHRYQSVRDDRAELRIELRDLASGRPRYGYRRLHVLLRRKGYRVNAKLVYRLYCEEGLGIRSKRPRRCKSCHVRQARPAVQRANESWSMDFMADQLFSGQRFRLLTLVDNFSRESLAIRVGQRLTGDDVVRTLEGVVSERGKPQTIRVDNGPEFISKSLDLWAYWNGVQLDFSRPGKPTDNAFIESFNGKFREECLNQNWFLSLNDAQEVIDHWRDDYNRCRPHSALGQRTPEEFAIFSAGASPR